The region TTCCAGGTTGATCGCCCTCACCAGCAGGGAGGACACCACCATCAGCGAAATCGCCGCTCTGATCGCCCATGATGTGTCCCTTTCCGCCAAGGTGCTCAAGGTGGTGAACTCGTCCTTCTACAGTTTTCCCCACGAAGTCGGAACGATCCAGCAGGCGGTCACTATCCTCGGCATCAACGCCGTGCGCAGCCTGGTGCTGTCCTTTTCCTTTCTGGGAATGGAGCACATCAAGAAAAACAGCGACTTCGACTATCGGCGTTTCTGGCAGGAATCCCTCGCCACGGCCGTCGCGTCGCGCATGATCTTCAATCAGCTGACATCCAGGATCGACCCGGAGGAAGTCTTTACCGCCGGTCTTCTTCATCACATCGGCATGCTGGTGCTCGCCCAGGCCTACCCTGATCAATACAGTCTCGTGCTCAAGCAGGCGCAGGACAGCCCCAGGGAATTGGACGAACTCGAAGAGTTGCATCTGGGTGTCTCCCATGCCTACATCGGCGGCATGATCACCAAGCATTGGAACTTTCCCGACAACCTCTGTCTGCCGATCATGCATCATCATGGTCCCGAGGTTTACGAAGGCAGGGATCCCGAGCGGCGCCAGGTCATTCAAACCGTTTACCTCGCCGGCCTGGTCTCGCAGATTCTCCACGCGCGGCAACCCGTTGTTTTTGCCGACAGATTTCGCCGGGAAGCCGCCGGCACCCTAGGTCTCGACAGCCAGACCATCGACCGGATTCTGGAAACTCTCAGCGATGAAGTGAGCAAGGCCGCAGGCCTTTTCGGACTGGATATCGAGGATGCGCCCTCCATCCCCGAAATTCTGCATCGCGCCAACATCGAGCTCAGCCTGATCAACATGTCCTATGAGCAGATGAATCGCGAACTGGTGGCGGCCAAACTCGCCCTGGAAAAGCTCAACGCCGAGCTTCAGGAAAAAAACCTGTATCTGGAGAGCATCGCCAACCTCGACGGATTGACGGGCGTCTTTAATCATCGCTACTTTCAGGAGGCGTGCGAGCGCGAGCTCAACCGTGCCCTGCGCGGCGGCAATCCGCTGAGTCTACTTCTCGCCGACCTGGATCATTTCAAGAGAATCAACGATCTGCATGGCCATCTCGCAGGCGATACGGTGCTCAAGGAGGTGTGTCGCCTCTGGCGGGAAACCCTGCGGGGTTATGACATTCTTGCGCGCTACGGGGGTGAGGAGTTTGCCGTGCTGCTGCCGCAAACAGGGCAGGATCAGGCGCTGGTGGTCGCGGAAAAGATGCGCGCGGCGGTGCGGGAACATCTTTTCCAGAACGCCGCCAAACCTCTGCACCTGACCTGCAGTTTCGGCCTGACCACCCTGGAAAATGTTGCCGACAGAAATCTGAAGAAAATCAAAGACGTGCTGTTCCAGCAGGCGGATGACGCGCTTTACGCCGCCAAACGCAAGGGGCGTGACCGCGTGGAAATTTACGCGGCCAAGGAAGCCAAATGGTATCAGCGCTTGAAGCTTCCCGGCATCTCCTGAAAACGGCCATCAATTGCGCAACAGCAAGGTGCGCCGGCGCTTTTCGGCGTAATCGTATTCGTGGCTGATTTTCCAGTAAATGCGCAGCCGGTACCAGGACCAGCGCAGATGAAAAACAAACATGACGGTGGCGGCCAGGGCAAAGCTCAAGCCCGCATTGCCGACATACTCAAACCAGAAGGTCCGTCGCACGTAGCGATCGCCCATTTGCAGCAGAACGAGAAAGAACAGGGCATAAAGGCAGACCCGAACCAGCAGGCGCAGGATGACATCGGGCTTGACTTGGCCGGTGGTGACTTTTTTCGAGAGGCGGCTCCAGCGAACCTTGAGCAGACCATGCACGCAAAAGCCGGCCGCTACCAGGCTATCGACCACGCGCAGCGCAAAATAGCCGGCCAGAGCTCCCCAGGCAAGCGCCAGGATCAGGGTGGAATAGGACATCGCTGCAACCTCCGCGAAGGGGGTTTCCCTCGGAATGTTCTAAAATCATGGCCCTTCATCCGCCAAAATGCAATGTCGAAACAAAGAGGGAAATTTTCTGTTGACTTGCCCGAAATCCTTTGATATTTATTACCGCGCTTGACGACGAGCACCACATCAAGCGGGAATAACTCAGTGGTAGAGTGCAACCTTGCCAAGGTTGAAGTCGCGGGTTCGAATCCCGTTTCCCGCTCCATTAAATTTTTGAAATCATTGATGATTTCTTAAAAAGCTCCTGACTTTCACCGGACTTTTACTCCGCAAGGGGATGACCGGTCGCATAAGTCGGGAGTTTTTTGTTCCGAGCGGCCTGTCCCTCGCAGACGCTGTTGGTGCGCAGCCGCTTTTGGTCGCACAAGCCCTCCCGCCCGAAAAAAATGCTGTCTGCAATATCGACGACAGGAGCGCTATCCGTAGCTCGTACAGGCCCGAAGCCTGTTTTTTTTCCCTTCTGATGATGGATCGTTGCCGCCCACAAGCATGCGATGGAGCTTGGGAAGGCTTTGCTGAACTTTCCGTTCAGTAATATCACGACAGGCTCACCGTCCCGAACTCAGGGTTCTCTCGCTCATTTTCGAACGTTTTTGTTAAGGAGGTCGCAACAAGGCCAAGTGCGAAACGGCCGCGGCGCACGGAAACGCCGTATGAGACCATGCCGATGAAAAGCTCCGTATCGACCGACCGGCTGTGCCTGAACACCATGACGTCAAACGGCAGATAGTGGGCGCCGCCAAAACCATCCTGAGGTGCCGGCAAATGAGGCCCGAGGCTTCCTCAGCCTTTGCTGAGATCGATGATCTCCATCCGGTTGCGCACCTCCGGATGCTTTTTCGAAGGCCCTTCCGTCAGGATAACCATTTCTCCCTCAACCTCATGCTCCTCCAGCCAGCGCCGCATGAAGCCGTTCCAATCCTCTGGGTGGACCGGCGCGTACACTGGGTACACTCCGTAGGAGAAGGCGAGATTCCGGCACGTCCGCGGTTGCGAGCTCACCGCTGCGATCCAGACCGGCAGCCGGAAGTGGGAGAGGCTGCGGGCCGTGCCGCCGCCGTGGGTCGGCACGAAAACTGCGGCGGGGGATGAGTAGCGGGTGCTCGCCGCCACCGACACGGTGATGAGGTCGGCCGGTTCGAGCCGTCCCTTGAGATCGATCCCCTCGAACAGCCCCTTGGTGGTGTCCGGATTCCTGTGCGGCTCGACGACGGCGGCGATCCGGGCCAGCATCTTCACCGCATCGACGGGATATTTCCCCATCACCGACTCGGCTGAAAGCATGACGCAGTCGGTGCCATCGAGGATGGCGTTGGCGACATCCGTGGATTCGGCGCGGGTCGGCCGCCGGCTTCCGGTCATAGACTCAAGCATCTGGGTGGCGGTGATGACAGGCTTGGCGCGCCGGTTCGCTTGGCGCGTGAGGCTCTTCTGGAGGAGGGCGATCTTCTCGATCGGCACCTCTACCCCCAGATCGCCGCGGGCGATCATGATGCCGTCGGCGGCGTCGAGGATATCGTCGATGTGCCCGAGTGCGTTGGAGCGTTCGATTTTGGCAATGATGAAGGGATGATAATCGAGCGCTTCCGCCGCCTCGCGAACCGCCCGGATGTCGTCGCCAGTCTCGACGAACGACTGGCTGACGGCGTCGATCCCCTCCTGGGCGGCGAACCGCAGGCACTCGTGATCCCGTTCCGTGAAGGCGTCGATGCCGAGGTCGATGCCGGGGAGATTGAGCCCTTTGCGCGAGCGCAACTCGCCGCCGACCACCACCCGACAGACGACGTCTGTGCCGGTGACGCTGAGCGCCTCGACCTGGATGATGCCGTCGTTGAGGTAGAGCGCGTCGCCGGGCCTGACCGCCTGCGGCAGCCGCTTGAAGGAAACCGACATCCGTTCCCGGCTTCCCACGATCTCGTCGGTGGTTAGGGCGAAGGTATCACCCGGAGCGAGTTCGATCGGCTCATCTCTCAGTTTGCCGATGCGCATCTTCGGGCCAGGGAGATCGGCCATGAGCGTCAGCGGCCGCCCGGTCCGCCGGGCAGCGGCGCGCAGGTGGTCGATCACCTTCTTGTGGGCTGCGAAATCGCCATGCGAGAAGTTCAGCCGGGCGATGTTCATTCCCGCCTCCAGCATCTTCTCCATGACCTCCTGTGACTCAGAGGCCGGGCCTATTGTGCAGACGATCTTGGTTTTGTGCTCAGGTAGTTTCATGGTGCCTCCCGGCCTCCAAGAGGTCCTGCAGGTTCCACAGGTACCATGGGACACATGAGACTTCCCTCCCTTTTGAATCTGAACGATTTCCCGGGCCTGCTACACCATCTCCCTCGGCTGGCCCGTGGAGGCGAGCACGCTGCTCCAGACCCACCCCTGCGGGTCGATTTTCTGCCGGGCGCGGGTGGCGAGGGCGATCGGCACATGGGTGATTTGGTGGTGCCAGGTACCGACCACCATGTTGGTCCTTCCCGACATCCCGGCGTGCACGGCATTGTGCCCGAGCAGCAGGCAGAGGGCTGAGTCGTGAGTGTTCGCCGGCCGGCTGCGGATGATGTAGCTCGGATCGATGTATTTCAGGGTGATCCCCCTTGCGCTCCGGACGAAATGGTTTTGGATAGCGTCGCGCAGGAAGGTGCCGATATCCCCGTAGCGGATGTTCCCTGACATGTCGCGCTCCGCCGTCGCCGCCAGCAGTTCCTGTCCCGCCCCCTCCGCCACGACGATGACGGCGTGGCCGCGCTCCTCGAGGCGCTTCTCCAGTGCCCCAAGGAAACCGGCTAGGGAGAAAGGGGCCTCCGGAATCAGGCAGAAACCGACCTGGCTGTCGACCAAGGAGGCGTAGGCGGCGATGAACCCCGAATCGCGCCCCATCAGCTTGACCAGGCCGATGCCGTTGCGAGCGCCGGCCGCTTCGACGTGGGCGGCGTAGATGGCCCGTTGCGCCTCCGCCACGGCTGTTTCGAAGCCGAAGGTGCGCTCGATGAAGGAGATGTCGTTGTCGATCGTCTTGGGGATGCCGATGACGCTTAAGGGGTAGCCGCGCCGGCGGGCCTCCGCCGCCAAAGCGCCGGCCCCTTTGAGGGTTCCGTCACCCCCGATGGTGAAGAGGATGCCGATTTCATGCTCTTGCAGATAATCAACCATTTCGACCGGCTGCTGCGGCCCCCGGGAGGATCCCAGGATCGTTCCTCCCATCTCGCCGATATTGTCCACTGCTTCGGGCGTCAGCCGCAGGGGAGTGTGACCGTGGCTCCTCACTAGTCCTTCGTAGCCGTAACGGAAGCCGTAGACCTGGCCGATGCCGTAGTGGTGGTAAAGGCTCAGGGTGATGGCGCGAATGACGTCGTTGATCCCCGGGCAAAGGCCGCCGCAGGTGACGATGCCGCAGGCGGTCCGCCCCGGGTCGAAGAAGATCCGCTCCCGCGGCCCGGCCACCTCCAGCGCCGGCGGCTCTCCTCCCGCGTCGATATAAGCCCGGATCTCCTCGAAGCGTGAATGATACAGGATCCGCTCGCGGTCGTCGGTGAACCGCCCCCCTCGCATCGGCGAGGGGAAGCGGCACGCGCCGAGCCTTTCGATGGTGAAGTCCAGTTCCA is a window of Geoalkalibacter sp. DNA encoding:
- a CDS encoding sensor domain-containing diguanylate cyclase; translated protein: MSKEKILAQVLQSGSLPTLSAVASRLIALTSREDTTISEIAALIAHDVSLSAKVLKVVNSSFYSFPHEVGTIQQAVTILGINAVRSLVLSFSFLGMEHIKKNSDFDYRRFWQESLATAVASRMIFNQLTSRIDPEEVFTAGLLHHIGMLVLAQAYPDQYSLVLKQAQDSPRELDELEELHLGVSHAYIGGMITKHWNFPDNLCLPIMHHHGPEVYEGRDPERRQVIQTVYLAGLVSQILHARQPVVFADRFRREAAGTLGLDSQTIDRILETLSDEVSKAAGLFGLDIEDAPSIPEILHRANIELSLINMSYEQMNRELVAAKLALEKLNAELQEKNLYLESIANLDGLTGVFNHRYFQEACERELNRALRGGNPLSLLLADLDHFKRINDLHGHLAGDTVLKEVCRLWRETLRGYDILARYGGEEFAVLLPQTGQDQALVVAEKMRAAVREHLFQNAAKPLHLTCSFGLTTLENVADRNLKKIKDVLFQQADDALYAAKRKGRDRVEIYAAKEAKWYQRLKLPGIS
- a CDS encoding lipid A-modifier LpxR family protein; amino-acid sequence: MPAPQDGFGGAHYLPFDVMVFRHSRSVDTELFIGMVSYGVSVRRGRFALGLVATSLTKTFENERENPEFGTVSLS
- the pyk gene encoding pyruvate kinase is translated as MKLPEHKTKIVCTIGPASESQEVMEKMLEAGMNIARLNFSHGDFAAHKKVIDHLRAAARRTGRPLTLMADLPGPKMRIGKLRDEPIELAPGDTFALTTDEIVGSRERMSVSFKRLPQAVRPGDALYLNDGIIQVEALSVTGTDVVCRVVVGGELRSRKGLNLPGIDLGIDAFTERDHECLRFAAQEGIDAVSQSFVETGDDIRAVREAAEALDYHPFIIAKIERSNALGHIDDILDAADGIMIARGDLGVEVPIEKIALLQKSLTRQANRRAKPVITATQMLESMTGSRRPTRAESTDVANAILDGTDCVMLSAESVMGKYPVDAVKMLARIAAVVEPHRNPDTTKGLFEGIDLKGRLEPADLITVSVAASTRYSSPAAVFVPTHGGGTARSLSHFRLPVWIAAVSSQPRTCRNLAFSYGVYPVYAPVHPEDWNGFMRRWLEEHEVEGEMVILTEGPSKKHPEVRNRMEIIDLSKG
- a CDS encoding ATP-dependent 6-phosphofructokinase, producing the protein MIDLELDFTIERLGACRFPSPMRGGRFTDDRERILYHSRFEEIRAYIDAGGEPPALEVAGPRERIFFDPGRTACGIVTCGGLCPGINDVIRAITLSLYHHYGIGQVYGFRYGYEGLVRSHGHTPLRLTPEAVDNIGEMGGTILGSSRGPQQPVEMVDYLQEHEIGILFTIGGDGTLKGAGALAAEARRRGYPLSVIGIPKTIDNDISFIERTFGFETAVAEAQRAIYAAHVEAAGARNGIGLVKLMGRDSGFIAAYASLVDSQVGFCLIPEAPFSLAGFLGALEKRLEERGHAVIVVAEGAGQELLAATAERDMSGNIRYGDIGTFLRDAIQNHFVRSARGITLKYIDPSYIIRSRPANTHDSALCLLLGHNAVHAGMSGRTNMVVGTWHHQITHVPIALATRARQKIDPQGWVWSSVLASTGQPREMV